A genomic window from Williamwhitmania taraxaci includes:
- a CDS encoding DEAD/DEAH box helicase, whose amino-acid sequence MTTVTFDELNLSTPLLNALNDAGYENPTPIQVKVFPVIMSGRDVVGIAQTGTGKTLSYLLPLLRMLPFSEQRHPRVLIVVPTRELVIQVVKELDMLTKYMTIRKLGVYGGTNIVTQKQKVYNGVDVLVATPGRLVDLSLSGILRLQSIQKLVIDEVDEMLNLGFRTQLINLIDALPPRRQNLMFSATLSEDVSNLINTFFSEPERIEVAPHGTPLEQIIQRAYHVPNFYTKINFLEYLLNRDEEMTKALVFVESKKMADKVYDHLVKSYPDIIGVIHSNRSQNQRFSAVRHLEEGSIRVLIATDIVARGLDISGVTHVINFDTPDVPGDYIHRIGRTGRADKVGIAITLINEVEQPYQAAIEKMMKKKIPLLPLPEDLTISQVYTEEERPKLFDKNYVKNPKRSALSSAFHEKKDKNKKINLGGPGRRNPKFGKKNTNPELDAPKYNRKIKF is encoded by the coding sequence ATGACAACAGTGACTTTCGACGAACTAAATTTATCCACGCCGCTGCTCAACGCCCTTAACGATGCAGGCTATGAGAATCCTACGCCTATCCAAGTTAAGGTTTTTCCCGTTATCATGTCGGGCCGAGATGTGGTTGGAATTGCACAAACCGGAACAGGAAAAACGCTTTCATATCTTCTTCCATTGCTGCGCATGCTTCCTTTTTCGGAACAGCGTCATCCCCGGGTACTGATAGTTGTTCCTACCCGTGAACTTGTAATACAGGTTGTTAAGGAGTTAGATATGCTCACCAAGTATATGACCATACGCAAGTTGGGCGTGTATGGCGGAACCAATATAGTTACCCAAAAGCAGAAGGTTTACAACGGTGTGGATGTGCTAGTAGCTACTCCCGGTCGTTTGGTCGATCTTTCGTTGAGTGGAATTCTTCGCTTGCAATCGATTCAGAAGTTGGTTATCGACGAAGTGGACGAAATGCTTAACCTAGGGTTTCGTACGCAGCTCATCAACCTGATCGATGCATTGCCTCCCCGTCGCCAGAATCTTATGTTCTCGGCAACCCTTTCGGAGGACGTAAGCAATCTTATTAATACTTTTTTCTCCGAACCGGAGAGGATTGAGGTGGCTCCGCACGGAACACCCCTCGAGCAAATTATTCAGCGGGCTTACCATGTGCCCAACTTCTATACCAAAATTAACTTTCTGGAATACCTGCTCAACCGCGATGAGGAGATGACAAAGGCGCTCGTCTTTGTTGAATCCAAGAAGATGGCCGATAAGGTTTACGATCATCTCGTAAAGAGTTACCCCGATATTATTGGCGTTATCCACTCCAACCGTTCGCAGAACCAGCGTTTCAGCGCTGTTCGCCACTTGGAGGAGGGAAGTATTCGTGTACTAATTGCCACCGATATTGTAGCTCGTGGATTGGATATTAGTGGGGTTACCCACGTAATAAACTTTGATACACCCGATGTTCCAGGCGATTACATTCACCGTATTGGACGAACTGGTAGGGCCGATAAGGTGGGTATTGCCATCACCCTTATAAACGAAGTGGAGCAGCCTTACCAAGCGGCCATTGAAAAGATGATGAAGAAGAAAATCCCACTTCTTCCGCTACCCGAAGATCTTACCATCTCTCAGGTTTACACCGAGGAGGAGCGACCTAAGCTGTTCGATAAGAACTACGTTAAGAATCCTAAGCGCAGCGCATTGAGTTCTGCCTTCCACGAGAAGAAGGATAAGAACAAGAAGATCAATCTTGGGGGTCCCGGTAGGCGTAACCCTAAGTTTGGGAAAAAGAATACCAACCCAGAGTTGGATGCACCTAAGTATAATCGGAAGATAAAGTTCTAA
- a CDS encoding UvrD-helicase domain-containing protein codes for MSKLVVYKASAGSGKTFRLAAEYLKLVLADPMAYKKILAVTFTNKATGEMKARILGELNRLSKGEPSNLASEVALAMNISLGVLSERAKKVLSLILHDYSRFSVSTIDSFVQRVVQSLLWEIGQEGNFNLELDEMPVLEKAVDDLLDSASENPEMLQWLYRMAQGRVSDGQSWDVRESLVSLGRQLFTESFRTMDQAEVAQFTDRARVEQLQKELDKLCFDVVGTLNVLGKQGMDAITGNGLVYGDFFQGEKGPFAFFRKLVALSIKDELLPAANSYVAKMRDEPSGEGWCSGTAKKDSGKKSMICSIVPATLHPALVHAILVIESQNAVWCSARLLQKHLDSLALLADIWNKIRQQAKDDGFLLISDTTMLLREFVKDSDTPFVYEKTGMRYANYMIDEFQDTSSVQWGNFMPLVSNSLAEDNFSMVVGDVKQAIYRWRGGDWRILAQGLAEDLSVFGVDEEPLNSNYRSLPAVVNFNNRFFSKVVESAAARIKRENIAMPFDLGERLSSELTGAYAQVEQKSAVNDSATGYVRVDFLPVTGRSNMTEAVAEELPALVESLQARGYLPGDIAILVRRNTDGQAAADMLLSHKRRNPHSPYSFDVVSQDALRLSSSPVVRFGVAALGLVVNPTDGVSRGVMLRELAILRKDSESIVWHTCFTEKIYEDITDWLATLRTLPVQEALEEIINHFELNLLKGELAFLTELHEQATNFSRKGNPDISRFLQWWEKKGVNLGLSVPEKQSAITIITIHRSKGLQFPVVIIPFFSWSIEHKSGSYLWVSHDKPPFNLLPKYPIKTSKLAESSLFADQVAEEKLRAMVDTLNMVYVAFTRPERELYIFAPARDKEKVNGDQKVENASHLLDEVLFAPNSDVMVEAARVMTTGEEISSFEAGVLEVPKFTRKGDTVTRQPMESYPSGKVPRGIRLNLEATDFFLPEPSKKVVVVGHGKLMHELLANITHREKLPEAIDAFVREGRVPLNDAAMLSESLTAKLSVEPFAGWFSGEFTIKAEATILTPDGRTYRPDRVMVKDGAAVVVDFKFGHEDASHAKQVRSYAALLTQMGYSPVSGYVWYVERDELQQVVG; via the coding sequence ATGTCGAAGCTCGTTGTATATAAAGCCTCTGCCGGTTCGGGGAAGACTTTTCGCCTTGCCGCCGAATACCTTAAGCTGGTACTGGCCGACCCTATGGCCTACAAAAAGATTCTGGCTGTTACCTTTACCAATAAGGCAACCGGGGAGATGAAGGCGCGCATTTTGGGGGAACTTAATCGTCTATCCAAGGGCGAACCTTCCAATTTGGCCAGTGAGGTTGCCTTGGCGATGAATATTTCGCTCGGCGTTCTTTCCGAAAGGGCCAAGAAGGTGCTGAGTCTTATTCTGCACGACTATTCCCGCTTTTCGGTATCCACTATCGACAGTTTTGTGCAGCGCGTGGTGCAGAGTTTGCTATGGGAGATAGGGCAGGAGGGGAACTTCAATCTGGAACTCGATGAGATGCCTGTGCTGGAAAAGGCGGTGGACGATCTGCTCGATTCTGCTTCGGAAAATCCGGAGATGCTCCAGTGGCTTTACAGGATGGCGCAAGGAAGGGTAAGCGATGGTCAATCGTGGGATGTCCGCGAATCGCTGGTATCTCTTGGTCGGCAGCTTTTTACCGAGAGCTTTCGCACCATGGATCAGGCCGAGGTGGCGCAGTTTACCGATAGAGCACGCGTAGAGCAGCTACAAAAGGAACTCGACAAGCTTTGTTTCGATGTGGTAGGAACGCTCAACGTGTTGGGTAAGCAGGGAATGGATGCCATAACTGGCAACGGGCTCGTTTATGGCGATTTCTTTCAGGGCGAAAAGGGTCCCTTTGCCTTCTTTCGAAAGTTGGTGGCATTATCCATAAAGGATGAGCTGCTCCCAGCGGCAAACAGCTATGTCGCTAAGATGAGGGACGAACCGTCTGGCGAGGGTTGGTGCTCCGGCACAGCCAAGAAGGATTCGGGTAAGAAGAGCATGATTTGCAGTATAGTTCCTGCTACGCTTCACCCTGCCTTGGTTCATGCCATTCTCGTTATCGAGAGCCAGAATGCTGTTTGGTGCAGCGCTCGTTTGCTTCAGAAGCATCTCGATTCGCTGGCCCTGCTAGCCGATATCTGGAATAAGATTCGCCAACAGGCCAAGGACGACGGATTTCTACTGATTTCTGATACCACCATGCTTCTGCGCGAGTTTGTTAAGGATAGCGATACCCCTTTTGTGTATGAGAAAACGGGCATGCGCTACGCCAACTATATGATTGACGAATTTCAGGATACCTCCAGCGTGCAGTGGGGTAACTTTATGCCGCTGGTTTCGAACAGCCTTGCCGAGGATAACTTCAGCATGGTGGTGGGCGACGTAAAGCAGGCCATTTACCGCTGGCGTGGCGGCGACTGGCGTATTCTTGCTCAAGGGTTGGCCGAGGATCTATCCGTATTTGGCGTAGACGAGGAGCCGCTCAATAGCAACTATCGTAGCTTACCCGCGGTGGTAAACTTCAATAATCGTTTTTTCTCAAAGGTGGTAGAGTCGGCGGCGGCGCGCATCAAGCGCGAGAATATAGCCATGCCGTTTGATTTGGGTGAACGGTTATCTTCGGAACTAACGGGTGCCTATGCTCAGGTGGAACAAAAATCTGCTGTTAACGACAGTGCTACCGGCTATGTGCGCGTTGATTTCCTCCCGGTTACCGGCAGGAGCAACATGACCGAAGCGGTGGCCGAGGAGTTGCCAGCCTTGGTGGAGAGCCTTCAGGCGCGTGGCTACCTTCCTGGTGATATTGCCATTTTGGTTCGCCGAAATACCGATGGACAAGCCGCTGCCGATATGTTGCTCTCGCACAAGCGACGGAATCCCCACAGCCCCTACAGCTTCGATGTGGTGAGTCAGGATGCCTTACGGCTCTCCTCCTCCCCGGTGGTGCGCTTTGGCGTGGCCGCACTTGGGTTGGTGGTGAATCCTACCGATGGTGTGTCGCGCGGTGTTATGCTTCGTGAGTTGGCAATTCTGAGAAAGGATAGCGAATCCATTGTTTGGCATACCTGTTTTACCGAAAAGATTTACGAGGATATAACCGATTGGCTGGCCACCCTCAGAACCCTTCCCGTTCAGGAAGCGCTGGAGGAGATCATCAACCACTTTGAACTGAATCTGCTCAAGGGGGAGTTGGCCTTCCTCACCGAACTGCACGAGCAGGCCACCAACTTCTCGCGCAAGGGAAATCCAGACATTAGCCGTTTCCTGCAGTGGTGGGAGAAGAAGGGTGTAAATCTAGGCCTCTCCGTTCCCGAAAAGCAGTCGGCAATTACCATAATTACAATTCACCGTTCCAAGGGGCTTCAGTTTCCGGTAGTAATTATTCCTTTCTTCTCATGGTCCATTGAGCATAAGAGCGGCAGCTACCTATGGGTTAGCCACGATAAACCTCCGTTTAACCTTCTTCCTAAGTATCCCATTAAAACTTCGAAGTTGGCCGAAAGCAGCCTCTTTGCCGATCAGGTGGCCGAGGAGAAGTTGCGCGCCATGGTAGATACCCTCAATATGGTATACGTGGCCTTTACGCGACCCGAACGCGAGCTCTACATCTTTGCTCCGGCTAGGGATAAGGAGAAGGTTAATGGCGATCAGAAGGTCGAGAATGCTTCCCATCTGTTGGATGAGGTGTTGTTTGCCCCCAATAGCGATGTGATGGTGGAAGCAGCAAGGGTAATGACCACCGGCGAGGAGATCTCTAGTTTTGAGGCGGGTGTGCTCGAGGTGCCTAAGTTTACTCGAAAGGGTGATACCGTGACGCGTCAACCAATGGAGAGTTACCCCTCGGGTAAGGTGCCGCGGGGTATTCGCCTAAATCTGGAGGCAACCGATTTCTTTCTTCCCGAGCCCTCGAAAAAGGTGGTGGTAGTGGGACACGGTAAGTTGATGCACGAGTTGTTGGCCAATATTACCCACCGCGAAAAGCTCCCTGAGGCCATCGATGCTTTTGTTCGAGAGGGACGCGTACCATTAAACGATGCTGCAATGTTGAGCGAAAGCCTTACAGCGAAGCTATCTGTTGAACCATTTGCCGGCTGGTTCTCGGGCGAGTTTACCATAAAGGCCGAGGCTACCATTCTAACGCCCGACGGTCGCACCTACCGACCCGATAGGGTAATGGTGAAGGATGGCGCCGCCGTGGTTGTCGACTTTAAGTTTGGGCACGAGGATGCCTCGCATGCCAAGCAGGTGAGGAGTTATGCTGCCTTGCTAACCCAGATGGGATACTCACCCGTTTCGGGCTACGTGTGGTATGTGGAGCGGGATGAACTGCAGCAGGTGGTTGGATAA
- a CDS encoding THUMP domain-containing class I SAM-dependent RNA methyltransferase codes for MEKFEIIAKTLFGFEQLLADELREIGATDIEILTRAVKYRGDNAILYKSNLLLRTAIKILKPIASFNAKNEDEFYDKVKRIDWSEYMTTEDTLAIDGITFSDVFTHSQYIALLTKDAIVDQFRDKTGVRPNVELENPNLRVNVHIADTTVSISLDSSGKSLGKRGYKTEQNAAPLSEVMAAGIIKLSAWDTTRPFIDPMCGSGTIPIEAALIARNIPVGNFRHFTFENWKDFDLSLWEAIKREANAAIVPFDGKIMGFDIDPKSVQISRDNAKRAGVDDIFTVEHMDFFETSPGFDNAHLVMNPPYGERLEEKEDMIDLYKAIGDHFKQHYNGCDAWVLSGNLEAIKFIGLRPSRKIWLYNGPIECKLHKFEMYRGSKKASKQESQE; via the coding sequence TTGGAAAAGTTTGAGATTATTGCCAAAACCCTCTTCGGCTTCGAACAGCTGCTGGCCGATGAGCTTCGTGAAATCGGCGCCACCGATATTGAAATTCTAACTCGTGCCGTGAAGTATAGGGGCGATAATGCGATCCTCTACAAAAGCAACCTGTTGCTGAGAACTGCCATAAAGATACTGAAGCCAATTGCCAGCTTCAATGCGAAAAATGAGGATGAGTTTTATGATAAGGTAAAGAGAATTGATTGGTCTGAGTATATGACCACCGAGGATACTTTGGCCATTGATGGTATTACCTTTAGCGATGTCTTTACCCATTCGCAATACATCGCGCTGCTGACCAAGGATGCCATCGTGGATCAATTCCGCGACAAGACAGGTGTTCGACCAAATGTAGAACTCGAGAACCCCAACCTTCGTGTAAACGTACATATTGCCGATACTACAGTTTCCATATCACTCGATAGCAGTGGAAAGTCGCTGGGAAAGCGGGGATATAAGACCGAACAAAACGCAGCACCGCTAAGCGAGGTGATGGCTGCCGGTATCATCAAACTTTCGGCTTGGGACACCACTCGTCCATTCATCGATCCTATGTGTGGCTCGGGAACTATTCCAATTGAAGCAGCCCTAATTGCCCGTAATATCCCCGTTGGAAATTTCCGCCACTTCACCTTCGAGAACTGGAAGGATTTTGATTTATCCTTATGGGAAGCGATTAAACGCGAGGCCAACGCTGCGATTGTCCCATTCGATGGAAAGATTATGGGTTTCGATATTGATCCTAAATCTGTGCAAATATCGCGCGACAATGCCAAACGTGCCGGCGTGGATGATATTTTTACCGTGGAGCACATGGACTTCTTCGAGACCAGCCCCGGGTTCGACAATGCGCACTTGGTGATGAATCCACCCTACGGCGAACGCCTCGAGGAGAAAGAGGACATGATTGACCTTTACAAAGCCATTGGCGACCACTTTAAGCAGCACTACAACGGCTGCGATGCATGGGTTTTGAGTGGAAACCTCGAAGCTATCAAGTTTATTGGATTACGTCCATCGCGCAAAATATGGCTCTACAACGGCCCCATTGAGTGTAAGCTCCACAAGTTCGAAATGTACAGGGGCAGCAAAAAGGCCTCGAAGCAGGAGAGCCAGGAGTAG
- a CDS encoding aminopeptidase P family protein, whose protein sequence is MFSNQTYTRRRNSLIPSIPTGIMLFLGNEESPMNYADNTYHFRQDSSFLYYFGLNTPSLAAIIDIDENRTILFGDELTIDLIVWMGTQPSLREKAHATGITDVRPLSALSDYLRSAQLKNRTIHFLSPYRPENQIKLFKLLGINPDEQPKHTSTQMIRAVVEQRAIKEDQEVMEIEKAANVTVEMHRTAMRFAQPGMRESDIAAMVASVALASNGNLSFPIIATINGQTLHNHNHSNIIKDGDLFLLDAGAETVMGYAGDMSSTFPVGKSFTSRQKDIYQVALDAHTTAVNALKPGVAFRDIHMLACKTIAQGMKDLGLMRGNVDNAVEAGAHAMFFPCGLGHMMGLDVHDMENLGEVYVGYEGKPKSTLFGIKSLRLARPLKPGFVLTIEPGIYFIPALIDLWKGEKRHAEFLNYDKLEEYRNFGGLRNEEDFLITENGHRLLGDPLAKTIEDVENERTFTSKRTLFQQSIH, encoded by the coding sequence ATGTTTAGCAATCAAACCTATACACGGAGGCGGAATTCCCTGATTCCAAGCATTCCAACAGGCATCATGCTCTTTCTTGGCAACGAGGAGAGCCCCATGAACTATGCCGACAACACCTACCACTTTAGACAGGACAGCAGTTTCCTCTACTACTTTGGGCTTAATACCCCAAGCCTCGCCGCTATTATTGATATCGACGAAAACCGCACTATCCTCTTCGGCGACGAGCTCACCATCGACCTTATCGTATGGATGGGAACCCAACCTTCGTTGCGCGAAAAAGCTCATGCCACAGGAATTACCGATGTGAGACCGCTATCTGCATTATCCGACTACCTTCGCAGTGCCCAATTGAAGAATCGCACCATACACTTCCTGTCCCCTTATCGTCCCGAAAATCAAATCAAACTATTTAAGTTGCTTGGCATTAATCCCGACGAGCAACCCAAACACACCTCTACGCAAATGATACGTGCCGTTGTGGAACAGCGAGCCATCAAGGAAGATCAAGAGGTGATGGAGATAGAAAAAGCAGCAAACGTAACCGTGGAGATGCACCGCACTGCCATGCGCTTTGCTCAGCCCGGCATGCGCGAGAGTGATATTGCAGCGATGGTAGCAAGTGTGGCCCTGGCGTCCAACGGAAACCTTTCCTTTCCCATCATTGCCACCATCAACGGACAAACCTTACACAACCACAACCACAGCAACATCATAAAGGATGGGGACCTATTCCTGCTAGACGCCGGAGCCGAAACAGTCATGGGCTATGCCGGAGATATGAGTAGCACTTTTCCCGTTGGAAAATCCTTCACCTCCCGCCAAAAGGACATCTACCAAGTTGCCCTCGACGCCCATACGACAGCAGTAAATGCGCTGAAACCGGGTGTAGCCTTTCGAGACATCCATATGCTGGCATGCAAAACCATTGCTCAAGGCATGAAAGACCTTGGTTTGATGCGCGGCAACGTCGACAATGCTGTAGAAGCAGGGGCACACGCGATGTTCTTCCCCTGCGGCTTAGGCCACATGATGGGGCTCGATGTGCACGACATGGAAAATCTCGGCGAAGTTTACGTTGGCTATGAAGGAAAGCCAAAGAGTACGCTTTTCGGAATAAAATCGCTAAGGCTTGCTCGCCCGCTAAAGCCAGGGTTTGTTCTTACCATTGAGCCGGGTATTTACTTCATCCCTGCACTAATCGACCTGTGGAAAGGGGAAAAGCGACACGCAGAATTCCTTAACTACGACAAACTTGAGGAATACAGGAACTTTGGTGGCCTCCGCAACGAGGAGGATTTCCTAATTACAGAAAACGGACATAGACTCTTGGGCGATCCTCTGGCTAAAACAATTGAAGATGTAGAAAATGAGCGGACATTTACGAGCAAACGAACTCTTTTTCAACAATCAATTCACTAG
- a CDS encoding cation diffusion facilitator family transporter, with translation MEKHHHDHNHATGNIKVAFWLNLFFTIVEIVGGFYTNSVAIISDALHDLGDTIALGLAWYFQKLSQRGRDRKFSYGYGRFSILAAMINSVLLLAGSAYVISVAIPRLFAPEETNATGMIWLAIVGLLVNGVAAYKLSYGKSLNERAARLHLLEDVLGWAAVLVGAILIKFTGWTVLDPILSIAITLWVLSNVYKNLRTGLKIFLQGVPDNDAIAEIKALIMSNLHVQDIHDVHLWSMDGDYKILTLHVVVSTSLNLEEHITLKKNLKELLIANGYNHVTLEIETQEEECCQEKC, from the coding sequence ATGGAAAAGCACCATCACGATCATAACCACGCAACCGGCAACATAAAAGTAGCATTCTGGTTGAACCTCTTCTTTACAATTGTAGAAATTGTAGGTGGGTTTTACACCAATAGTGTTGCAATTATCTCCGATGCCCTGCACGATTTGGGCGATACCATTGCACTTGGACTGGCTTGGTATTTCCAAAAACTATCGCAGCGGGGTAGAGATCGGAAGTTTTCGTATGGCTATGGACGATTCTCCATCCTCGCCGCGATGATAAACTCAGTATTGCTGCTTGCAGGATCAGCATATGTGATTTCGGTTGCCATTCCCCGCCTCTTTGCGCCCGAAGAGACCAACGCAACCGGAATGATCTGGTTGGCGATTGTTGGCCTGCTCGTAAATGGAGTGGCTGCATACAAACTCTCCTATGGAAAGTCGCTCAATGAGAGGGCGGCCCGACTTCACCTACTCGAGGATGTACTTGGTTGGGCGGCGGTATTGGTTGGGGCCATCCTGATTAAGTTTACCGGATGGACGGTTCTGGACCCAATACTTTCCATTGCCATCACCCTGTGGGTACTCTCCAACGTGTACAAAAACCTACGCACTGGCCTAAAGATTTTCCTCCAAGGCGTTCCTGATAATGATGCCATTGCCGAAATAAAAGCACTTATCATGAGCAATCTTCATGTTCAGGATATTCACGACGTTCACCTTTGGTCTATGGATGGAGACTACAAGATACTAACGCTCCATGTTGTAGTTTCCACCTCCCTCAACCTAGAGGAACATATCACGCTAAAGAAAAACCTTAAGGAGTTACTGATTGCCAATGGCTACAACCACGTAACCCTTGAAATAGAAACTCAAGAAGAAGAGTGTTGCCAAGAAAAATGCTAA
- a CDS encoding serine hydrolase domain-containing protein — MRFHSGVPEFPFLLRYIAFGALTRGKQSAFDHKYFSKRHFPATGGSEFAYQLDTSMAAIRIRHNAIDTTLDQLLESSDTLTFLMIRDGKIVYERNYGQADTSTPLLNFSVTKTMVASLIALAIHDGLINRINDPIGDYLQDIPDFVKRRTIQSLMDMETGIRYTTHRKPSSDMIKMWFHRDIRSLLKNLQPSEENDMFLYNDLHLHLLMYLLEQLVGDVSDYFYRKLWQPLSPESDAFWGLDSSSSGFLKGDGGFVASARDLARFGLLYLNNGVSNGKQILPFEWCNAMGKKGNSRMDKEYFDLYRQKGHAWYNQCFVNERTWYRNFWWQIDQGKERNDFFAMGILGQFVYVSPSTNTVVVRQGNSWGLDGWWPGILEKVVNG, encoded by the coding sequence ATGAGATTCCATTCCGGCGTTCCCGAATTCCCCTTTCTGCTAAGGTATATAGCCTTTGGTGCACTTACTCGCGGCAAACAGTCGGCCTTCGATCACAAATATTTCTCGAAACGGCATTTTCCTGCTACTGGAGGTTCTGAGTTTGCCTATCAGCTGGATACTTCCATGGCAGCGATTCGCATTCGGCATAACGCCATAGATACCACCCTTGATCAGCTGCTCGAATCGTCTGATACACTCACTTTTCTAATGATCAGGGACGGCAAAATAGTTTATGAGCGCAATTATGGCCAGGCAGACACATCTACTCCGTTGCTCAACTTTTCTGTAACAAAAACGATGGTGGCCTCCTTGATTGCTTTGGCCATTCATGACGGACTTATAAACAGAATCAATGATCCCATTGGTGATTATTTGCAAGATATTCCCGATTTTGTGAAGCGGAGAACTATCCAAAGTTTGATGGATATGGAGACAGGCATTCGTTATACTACGCACCGTAAGCCTTCGAGTGATATGATCAAAATGTGGTTTCATCGCGATATTCGCTCGCTGCTTAAGAATTTGCAACCTTCGGAGGAGAACGATATGTTCCTCTACAACGATTTACATCTTCATCTTTTGATGTATTTGCTTGAGCAGCTGGTGGGCGATGTTTCTGATTACTTCTACCGAAAACTCTGGCAGCCGCTTTCCCCCGAATCAGATGCTTTTTGGGGGCTCGATAGTTCCTCCTCCGGTTTTCTGAAAGGCGATGGAGGATTTGTGGCTTCTGCTCGTGACTTAGCCCGTTTTGGATTGCTCTACCTAAACAACGGCGTATCCAATGGTAAGCAAATCCTCCCCTTTGAATGGTGCAATGCAATGGGCAAAAAGGGCAATAGCCGGATGGACAAGGAGTATTTCGACTTATACCGACAAAAGGGACATGCTTGGTATAATCAGTGTTTCGTTAACGAGCGCACATGGTACCGTAACTTCTGGTGGCAAATAGATCAGGGCAAGGAGCGTAACGATTTCTTTGCTATGGGAATATTGGGGCAGTTTGTTTATGTTTCTCCATCAACGAACACGGTTGTGGTTCGCCAAGGCAACTCCTGGGGCCTCGACGGCTGGTGGCCGGGAATACTTGAGAAGGTTGTGAATGGTTAA
- the rbr gene encoding rubrerythrin, with protein sequence MVILSGTETEKNLLKAFAGESQAKNRYTYYAEIASEEGFEQIADLFIETAFQEEQHAKVFFSFLEGGMVEITASYPAGELSTTEENLKAAANGEHEEWTTLYPHFAEVAEKEGFKKVATAFKLIAKIEAEHEARYRKLLERVEVDKVFEREEAIDWVCTICGHVHHGKKALQNCPVCSNPQAYFEEKATNF encoded by the coding sequence ATGGTAATACTTTCGGGAACAGAGACTGAGAAAAATCTCCTCAAGGCATTCGCTGGGGAATCACAGGCTAAGAATCGCTATACCTACTATGCGGAAATCGCAAGCGAAGAGGGCTTTGAGCAAATTGCTGACCTATTTATTGAAACTGCATTTCAAGAAGAGCAGCATGCAAAAGTATTCTTCTCTTTCCTCGAAGGAGGAATGGTTGAGATTACGGCTTCCTATCCAGCCGGCGAACTAAGCACCACCGAAGAAAATCTTAAGGCTGCAGCCAATGGCGAGCATGAGGAGTGGACTACTCTCTATCCGCATTTTGCCGAGGTGGCTGAGAAGGAAGGGTTTAAGAAGGTTGCAACCGCATTTAAACTTATTGCGAAGATTGAGGCCGAGCATGAGGCTCGTTATCGCAAGTTGCTCGAGCGTGTTGAGGTCGATAAGGTATTTGAGCGCGAAGAGGCTATCGACTGGGTTTGCACTATTTGTGGACACGTTCACCATGGAAAGAAGGCGTTGCAAAACTGTCCTGTTTGTAGCAATCCTCAGGCTTACTTCGAAGAAAAAGCCACCAATTTTTAG
- the crcB gene encoding fluoride efflux transporter CrcB: protein MLKLILIIGTGSFIGGVSRFITARYIQSAVLSGFPYGTFVVNILGCFLIGLFFGISERTSFMSTELRIFLTVGFCGGFTTFSSFTYENVSMLKDGNFFYVAMYTGLSVFLGLMATYLGNITTKIF from the coding sequence ATGTTAAAGCTTATCCTAATCATTGGCACAGGCAGTTTTATCGGGGGCGTTTCCCGCTTTATCACAGCACGATACATTCAAAGTGCAGTATTGTCAGGGTTTCCATACGGCACTTTTGTTGTAAACATTCTGGGTTGTTTTCTTATTGGCTTGTTTTTTGGTATTTCGGAACGAACCAGCTTCATGAGCACCGAGTTGCGCATATTCCTTACGGTTGGTTTCTGCGGAGGGTTCACCACCTTCTCGTCATTTACCTACGAAAACGTTTCGATGCTCAAGGATGGGAACTTCTTTTATGTTGCAATGTATACCGGACTAAGCGTGTTTTTAGGATTAATGGCAACCTATCTGGGCAACATAACCACTAAGATATTTTAG
- a CDS encoding DUF190 domain-containing protein, which yields MEIKGEAKLLRIFISNTDKFKHAPLYEVIVFAAKRYGLAGATVLKGIIGYGGSSAISSTKFWDISEKLPVVVEILDESEKIEKFTKTILPYFEKIKNGCMITEEKANIVLYKKGSKSNITD from the coding sequence ATGGAAATCAAGGGCGAAGCAAAGTTGTTACGGATTTTTATTAGCAATACCGATAAGTTTAAGCATGCACCACTCTACGAAGTAATAGTTTTTGCGGCCAAACGATATGGTCTTGCTGGAGCAACGGTTTTGAAAGGTATTATTGGTTACGGTGGAAGCAGCGCAATAAGTTCAACAAAGTTCTGGGATATCTCAGAAAAACTGCCCGTTGTAGTTGAAATTCTGGATGAATCGGAGAAGATTGAAAAGTTCACCAAAACCATCTTGCCTTACTTCGAAAAGATAAAAAACGGGTGCATGATAACGGAGGAGAAAGCCAACATCGTGCTCTACAAAAAAGGAAGTAAAAGTAACATTACCGATTAA